The following is a genomic window from Pedobacter sp. KBS0701.
CGCCGAAGATCTTTTGCAGGCACACAATAAAAAAGAAATCGCAAAAGTATCAGGAGAAATTGATACACTCGAAATCCAGAAAAAGGAGTTGGTCGTTAATAAACAGAAACTGGATATCTTTAAAGTAACCAGCCTGACGTTAACAGAAGATGACTTTTTTGGAGAAAAAGTTCCGGAATTGGATATTGAATATGCTTTTACAGGAAAACAAGCATTAACAGGAGGAGTGGCCATTAAGGTTGAGGTTAGGCAAATATCGACTAAAAAAGTAATTGCATCCCAGATTTGGGGTGATGCGGAAGAGGTTGGCACCTTAAGCCCGGGTGACAGCAAGAATGGTAATGTGATGCTCAGAGAGGCGAAAGAAAACAATCAGGAAAAGTGGAAAAATGTTAAATATCCTGTAGAAAATGCCAGGCTTTCAGATTTTGATCTGGAACTTGAATTACTTGCATCGAGTATTACCATAAATGGCAAAACCATAGCCTTGCCAAAATACAGCGCTGAAGATATTGATGCCGAAATTAAAAAGAAGAAAGCTGAATTAAAGGAACTTCAGGAAACTAAAGGAACTTTAGATGAACTGGAGCTAACAAACAAATAAGCTGATTTAATCTGTCATGTTGAGCTTGTAGAAACGCTTTTAAAAGTTTTTCGATAGGCTTACCATTGACAGACTCCTTTTATACGGCCGTCATTCCCGCGCAGCCGGGAATCTTAAAGCGCTTGCATTACGATTCCCAATCAAGTTGGGAATGACGATCTCTCGCAGAGAACGATTCGTAAAAAAAAGCTGTAATTAATTTTCGTTCAATAAATTAACCCTCAGTCTTGGCAAATCTGATATTTATAAAGCAGCTTGCCAATACCTATATAAAATCCAGCGTATTAAACTTCTTATTCAGAATATCAGCATTATTTACATCCAGCCATTTATCTAAAATGGTACCATAAACCTGCCTGAAATCCAATTGGTATTTTAAATCTCCGGTATCTAAATCACCCAAGTTAGGAGCTGCATTAAATATTCCTTGTTTCTTCAATTTTCCGCCAAAAACAAACATATTGTTTGCTGTTCCATGGTCGGTTCCGTTACTGGCATTTTGTTCTACTCTGCGGCCGAACTCGGAGAAGGTAATTACCAAAGTATCGTCTAATTTATTATTGGTTTTTAAGTCTTTTAAGAAAGCGGCCATACCCTCGCTGTATTGCTTGAGCAGATTTCCCTGCTGACCGACCTGGTTTACGTGGGTATCGAAACCGCTTAACGAAACATAATAAACCCTTGTTTTTAATCCCGAGGAAATAAATTTCGAAACTGTCTTTAACTGGTTGGCAAAACCCGAGTTAGGATATGTTGATTTAGACTGATAAACTTTGGAAGTATTCTGTATATAATTGGCTGATGACGAGGTTTCGATCATGGTTTTGTACAAGTAGCCCAAATTATCTTCATCCAAATGCTCTTTATCATTTTGCAGCATGGCCTTAAAGAACGGGTCGTTCGTATTACGGAATAAGGCTGCAGGATCTTTTAATGCAATTCCTTTTTTGGTTTGCCCTTTCATGGCCAGAGAAAGTGAGTCATCAACTTCTATCGCGGTATAAGGGAATTTACAGGTTTGACAATTGCTGTCCAAATAGCGGCCAATCCATCCGGTGGATAAAAATTGATTACTATCACTACCGGTTTGCCAGATATCCATCGAACGGAAGTGCGACCGGTCTGGGTTAGGGTAGCCAACATCGTTAATGATGGTCATCCAGCCTTGATCATGTATTTCCTGCAGCGCAGCCATATTTGGGTTTAAGCCCTGCATATCGTTCAATTTGATCACTTCTTCAGGCTTAATGGCGATACTACTTCTTTTTTGATAATAAATGTCATTTCCAAATGGAACGACTGTATTTAAGCCGTCATTTCCGCCGGAAAGCTGCACCACAACCAGGTTTTTATAGAGGCTCAATTCATCAAGTGCCATGGCCTCAAGTGGTTTCATAAAAGCCGGAACGAATAGCGTACCTGCTGCAACAAATCCTGTATTTCTTAAAAAATTTCTTCTGTTCATCTTGTTGGTGTTTTAGTTCACTTGTTCATTGGCTGATGGTTCATAGTTTTATAGTTGATGGCCTGGGTGTTTAGCGAAACCGATATGAACAATGAGCCATCAACCAATTCATCTAGCACAACTGATACTCCGGCATACTCGTAATCTCAACCGCAGTACTCCGCAGTCCTTTATTATCACTTACCATGGCCGTGATTTTATCGTTTAATTTTGGTTGTAATAAAAACTCGGTGAGCGCTAATGGCGTTAATCCTTTCGGCAAGGTGCCTAAAAATTTAGGCCAATCGGCATTTGCGTTAACGTATGATTTTGGTTTTGTATTGGCGTTGGCATTGGTGGTTGCTACCCTGCTTAGTGCAATTACGGCCTCATCTTCGGGATCTGCCTTGCCGCTAAAATCGATTTCTCCGTCATTTAACACAAGTGAAGGAATCCGCATCCTTAACATTAACGATGAGCTATCGATCCAGCTTTGTCCGCCTGGCCAGCCTGCAACATTGGGCGGGTTAAATAAATATTGCCCCAAACTGCTTTGTAGCTGTATTAAAACCTGTGGTTTGTTATAAGTAACATAAAACTCCCGACTTAAACCCACTAAAAATTCGGCTGGCGATTTAATTTTTGTGCCTACATTTTCCGGGCTATAAAACCAATCAGAAGTAAACATTTTTTTCATCATCGAAGCAATGTCGTATTTCGAATTGTAAAAATGTGTGGCTAGTTCTTTAACATGTTCCTCATTTGGGTTGTCATTAACAAAGAACTTATATACTTTCCAGGCAATAAATTGTGCGGTTTCTGGTTTTTCAAGAATAATATCAATGATGTTTTCGCCTTCAAAATTCCCGATTTTACCGAAAAAGGTTTTTGTACCGGTATCGTGCTGGTTATTTCTAAAAATAAACGAACCATCTTTATCATACATCCAGCCGGTAAATGAGCGGGCAGATTCTTTAATGTCCTGCTCGGTATAATTTCCCCTTCCTAATGTAAAAAGCTCCATAAGTTCGCGGGCAAAATTCTCATTAGGCTTACCTTTTTTATTCTGCTGGTTATTGAGGTATTGCAACATTGCAGGCGATTTAGAAACTTCAATCAATAAGGTTTTAAAGCTTCCTAAGGCATTTGCTCTTTGAATGTTGTTTAGTTGTTGTGCAAAATAGGGATTGTTGCTGCGGCACGCAAAATGACCATGCCAAAAGAGCGTCATCTTTTCCCTCAACGGAGCATCCGTATTAATCATCTTGGTAATGAAGGCAATATTCAGGTCGCGGCTCACATCGTTTTGCTCGCGTATAATCTGCTGACGCATTTTCTTTTCATCATCCGTCAGGTCTTTTTTAGCATATAAACCTGCCTGTACCAAAAGCTGCCGTTTTGATTCAAAATCATTTACTAAATTGATGGGATCGTCTTTTTGGGAATCTTTAAGCAAGTTATCTACTACTTTATCAAGTTTTTTTTTGCTTAATTTTTGTAAGTCGGTATAAGAAATACCGAAGCCGGCCCGATTGTAAAGATGTTTTACTTTTAAGAAATTATCTTTTGTGCTCATCATGGACTGTTTTTACAATATGACTTATTTAGAACGTCAGGGTTTAATCTTTGTTTTCTTTCTTATTTTCGCCTATGTTTTTTCAACTCTTAGATAATCACCCTGGTTTCCCTGATCCAGCTTTGGCAGAAGAGGATGGTTTGCTGGCCATTGGTGGAGATCTAAGTATGGAAAGATTGCTGGTTGCCTATTCTAACGGGATATTTCCGTGGTTTAGCGAAGGCGAACCAATCCTTTGGTATTCGCCACACGAGCGTTGTGTGATTTATCCTGATAAAATCAAAATCAGTAAAAGCATGCAGAAAATTTTAAAACACGAGGTTTTTGACATTACTTTTAACCAGGCTTTTGCCGAAGTGATCCGGAATTGTGCAACCACGGAAAGAAAGGGGCAGGATGGAACCTGGATTACAAACGAGATGCAACAGGCTTACATCCATCTTCATCAGCAGGGTTATGCCCACAGTGTAGAAGTTTGGCTGGAAAATCAATTGGTTGGTGGTTTATATGGACTTAAAGTTAACCGCGTGTTTTGTGGTGAAAGTATGTTTAGTCATGTCAGTAATGCTTCAAAAGCTGCCCTTATTTTTTTAAGCAAAATGAATATTGATTTGATTGACTGTCAGTTGCCAAATGACCATTTGGTGAGTTTGGGTGCAGAAATGATCAGCAGGGAGTTGTATATGGAAATGCTAGAGGTTCATTAATACCTAGACGCTTTTAGTTTGTCATTTTATTTGAAGCGCAGCTTCCTACAGCTATTTAGGTTTCTTCCCGCTTTACGTTTTACTTCTCCCGGTGCTATTTTCAGTGCCTATTGATTGGTGAAGAACCGGGATGCGTGCTCACTTCAATCGGGGCTAGGAAACTATGCCTGCGTTAATATTCCCGGTTAATTGCCTAATCCTTAAATAATCTGTTTACAATTATCCGTCAAATTCTTCTATAAAACAAAACCTGCAAGCTTTTGGCCTGCAGGTTCTTATTGTTGTTTTGTTGAAATTATAATTCGCTATCGTATCAGTTTGTAACGGGGATGTATGTACTTCACATTTTTAATGTGGTAAGCGATAAAATCGCTATTCTAATTAACCCTCTGTACAAGCAAGGAGCATCTAATTATAGTTCTCTTACCCAGATGTTTCTGTAGCTAATGGCAGGGCTTGGGTCTCCGTGATCTTGTAATTTGATTGAGGAAGGGCCATGCTTTTTATATTCAGGAGCACCGATGTATCTCGTTGCACCTTTTAATACAAATCCGTTCTGTAAAAGTACTCCATTTAAAAATAAAGTAACACTTGCTGGTTTTTGTACTGTTCCATCTTCATTAAAACGTGGCGCATTCCAAATGATATCATAATATTGCCATTCACCAGGTTTTTTGTTGGCATTAGCTAGAGGAACCGCTTGTTTATAAACGCTACCTGTTTGTCCGTTCACATAGGTTTTGTTGTTATAAACATCTAAAATCTGGATTTCATAACCATCATCACCACCACCAGTTGAAGCTAAAAACACTCCGCTATTTCCACGCGCCTGACCTTCGCCGGAAATGTTTTCAGGGATTTTCCATTCCAGATGCAGTTGGTAATCTGTAAACTTTTTATTTGTTTCGATGTTTCCTGTTCCTTTTTTTACGGTAAAAAACCCATCGTCAATTGTCCACGCAGCCGGTTTAGATGGGTCTTTAACAGAGTGCCATGCATCTAAATTTCTACCATTAAAAAGAATTATAGCATCAGATGGTGCATCTTGAGGCAGTTTACCTGGTGTAACAATTTTAGGGACTGGCTCCCAAACCTCCGTTGCTTTAGGGTCATTGGCAGGATCTGGTTTCTTATCTTGCGCCATAGCTCGCCCTGCAAAAAGTGCAGGAATGAATAATAGTGTGTACTTGTTCATGATTGTGGTTTAACTTGTTAAAGTTAACCAGTTTATTAACAAATGGAAATTTAGTATTTAAAATTTTACCCTAAATCGTCAACAACATAGGTTTCACTTATAATTACTTCGTCAGGGGCAACATCTTCTCTGCGTTGTTCTGCTAAATCACGCATTGGGC
Proteins encoded in this region:
- a CDS encoding DUF6694 family lipoprotein, giving the protein MNKLSVTIVFFAFIVAALTGCGEKFNAKSEKEFETSKAKIVKNLNKEEQVNLEKALRVIALESMRLKWNEPEKYKGKSFDKISLEMIDGLSYSSVVNLAEDLLQAHNKKEIAKVSGEIDTLEIQKKELVVNKQKLDIFKVTSLTLTEDDFFGEKVPELDIEYAFTGKQALTGGVAIKVEVRQISTKKVIASQIWGDAEEVGTLSPGDSKNGNVMLREAKENNQEKWKNVKYPVENARLSDFDLELELLASSITINGKTIALPKYSAEDIDAEIKKKKAELKELQETKGTLDELELTNK
- a CDS encoding DUF1080 domain-containing protein is translated as MNKYTLLFIPALFAGRAMAQDKKPDPANDPKATEVWEPVPKIVTPGKLPQDAPSDAIILFNGRNLDAWHSVKDPSKPAAWTIDDGFFTVKKGTGNIETNKKFTDYQLHLEWKIPENISGEGQARGNSGVFLASTGGGDDGYEIQILDVYNNKTYVNGQTGSVYKQAVPLANANKKPGEWQYYDIIWNAPRFNEDGTVQKPASVTLFLNGVLLQNGFVLKGATRYIGAPEYKKHGPSSIKLQDHGDPSPAISYRNIWVREL
- the aat gene encoding leucyl/phenylalanyl-tRNA--protein transferase — encoded protein: MFFQLLDNHPGFPDPALAEEDGLLAIGGDLSMERLLVAYSNGIFPWFSEGEPILWYSPHERCVIYPDKIKISKSMQKILKHEVFDITFNQAFAEVIRNCATTERKGQDGTWITNEMQQAYIHLHQQGYAHSVEVWLENQLVGGLYGLKVNRVFCGESMFSHVSNASKAALIFLSKMNIDLIDCQLPNDHLVSLGAEMISRELYMEMLEVH
- a CDS encoding DUF1800 family protein; translated protein: MMSTKDNFLKVKHLYNRAGFGISYTDLQKLSKKKLDKVVDNLLKDSQKDDPINLVNDFESKRQLLVQAGLYAKKDLTDDEKKMRQQIIREQNDVSRDLNIAFITKMINTDAPLREKMTLFWHGHFACRSNNPYFAQQLNNIQRANALGSFKTLLIEVSKSPAMLQYLNNQQNKKGKPNENFARELMELFTLGRGNYTEQDIKESARSFTGWMYDKDGSFIFRNNQHDTGTKTFFGKIGNFEGENIIDIILEKPETAQFIAWKVYKFFVNDNPNEEHVKELATHFYNSKYDIASMMKKMFTSDWFYSPENVGTKIKSPAEFLVGLSREFYVTYNKPQVLIQLQSSLGQYLFNPPNVAGWPGGQSWIDSSSLMLRMRIPSLVLNDGEIDFSGKADPEDEAVIALSRVATTNANANTKPKSYVNANADWPKFLGTLPKGLTPLALTEFLLQPKLNDKITAMVSDNKGLRSTAVEITSMPEYQLC
- a CDS encoding DUF1501 domain-containing protein, whose product is MNRRNFLRNTGFVAAGTLFVPAFMKPLEAMALDELSLYKNLVVVQLSGGNDGLNTVVPFGNDIYYQKRSSIAIKPEEVIKLNDMQGLNPNMAALQEIHDQGWMTIINDVGYPNPDRSHFRSMDIWQTGSDSNQFLSTGWIGRYLDSNCQTCKFPYTAIEVDDSLSLAMKGQTKKGIALKDPAALFRNTNDPFFKAMLQNDKEHLDEDNLGYLYKTMIETSSSANYIQNTSKVYQSKSTYPNSGFANQLKTVSKFISSGLKTRVYYVSLSGFDTHVNQVGQQGNLLKQYSEGMAAFLKDLKTNNKLDDTLVITFSEFGRRVEQNASNGTDHGTANNMFVFGGKLKKQGIFNAAPNLGDLDTGDLKYQLDFRQVYGTILDKWLDVNNADILNKKFNTLDFI